The Grimontia kaedaensis genome has a window encoding:
- a CDS encoding TRAP transporter large permease, with product MLNYYSQQVSVDLGWEFYGPVIGMLVLIALAVPVWVSLGLGSIALLFITEVLPLSLFGESLFDGIDAFALIAVPLFILTGDVLVRTGLSNKLLDVAEASVGGAKAGFGSATVLGCGFFACISGSDAAGAAAVGRMTIDRLVAQGYPKPYACALVAAGACTGILIPPSIAYIIIGLVLGISASTLFLAAAVPGVMVMMAIMLTNVVMNRIYGYENAGQGFSIKRWFSVVVDARYALLVPVIILGGIYSGVFTPTEAAAVAVVITIIIGLFQGTLKISDFPKMLESSAKVNGVILPIIALSLPLAQTLAALDVPQAFVETMTSFTDSRTALILIMIGILIISGCFMETTPNILILSPILLPLAREIGMEDVQFCIMMVTALGVGFITPPLGLNLFVVSGLTGTSVLKIAARSGPYVISMLTVVLLLAFIPELSLWALD from the coding sequence ATGCTGAATTATTACTCGCAACAGGTCTCTGTCGATCTTGGCTGGGAATTCTATGGCCCCGTTATTGGCATGCTGGTACTTATCGCACTCGCGGTACCGGTGTGGGTATCACTGGGCTTGGGCTCAATTGCTCTCTTGTTTATCACCGAAGTACTACCTCTGTCCTTGTTTGGTGAATCTCTGTTCGACGGTATTGATGCTTTCGCGCTGATTGCCGTCCCACTTTTTATCCTGACAGGTGATGTTCTGGTGAGAACCGGTCTTTCGAACAAACTGCTTGATGTGGCGGAAGCCAGTGTCGGCGGCGCGAAAGCGGGTTTTGGTAGTGCAACCGTTTTAGGGTGTGGCTTCTTCGCCTGTATCTCTGGCTCTGACGCAGCAGGTGCAGCAGCAGTAGGCCGAATGACGATTGACCGTCTGGTGGCGCAGGGTTATCCAAAGCCTTACGCCTGTGCACTGGTCGCCGCGGGTGCTTGTACCGGGATCCTGATCCCGCCATCAATTGCCTACATCATTATTGGTCTTGTGCTGGGTATTTCTGCATCAACGCTATTCCTGGCAGCGGCAGTACCGGGTGTCATGGTCATGATGGCTATCATGCTGACCAACGTCGTCATGAACCGTATCTATGGTTATGAAAACGCGGGACAAGGCTTCTCGATCAAGCGCTGGTTTTCAGTAGTGGTTGATGCACGTTATGCCCTGTTGGTACCTGTCATCATTCTTGGTGGTATTTACTCAGGTGTGTTTACTCCGACAGAAGCGGCCGCGGTGGCTGTGGTTATCACCATCATTATCGGCCTTTTCCAGGGCACGCTGAAAATCAGCGATTTCCCGAAAATGCTTGAAAGCTCTGCCAAAGTAAACGGCGTCATTCTGCCCATTATTGCGCTGAGCCTGCCACTGGCGCAGACACTGGCCGCGCTGGATGTACCACAGGCATTCGTGGAAACCATGACATCGTTTACCGATAGTCGCACGGCACTGATTCTGATCATGATTGGTATTTTGATCATCTCAGGCTGTTTTATGGAAACCACGCCAAACATTCTGATTTTGTCGCCAATCCTGCTGCCACTGGCACGCGAGATCGGCATGGAAGATGTGCAGTTCTGCATCATGATGGTTACCGCTCTGGGTGTCGGCTTCATCACACCGCCACTTGGGCTGAACCTCTTTGTTGTATCCGGATTAACGGGGACCTCGGTTCTGAAGATTGCCGCGCGATCGGGGCCCTACGTCATATCCATGTTAACGGTGGTATTGCTCCTGGCATTTATCCCCGAATTGTCGCTCTGGGCGCTCGACTAA
- a CDS encoding TRAP transporter small permease, translating to MNFLKQIDENGERWLLLFFYTTIVITIAMEVLRRFVFSYSSIWGEEVARYAFIYLAWVGASAAVKERAHIRIDVMLHYLPNRGKAAIYLLGDVATLVVALFALYWSIHPIEISLKFGSVTHGLGISQAWFLAAVPLGFSMMIFRLMQSMRRDIRSLTQNTPVFEGNKLFD from the coding sequence ATGAATTTCTTAAAACAAATCGACGAAAATGGTGAGCGCTGGTTGCTATTGTTCTTCTATACCACCATCGTCATTACCATCGCCATGGAAGTACTGAGACGCTTTGTCTTCAGCTATTCCTCCATTTGGGGCGAAGAAGTTGCAAGGTATGCCTTTATTTATCTGGCGTGGGTCGGTGCATCCGCAGCCGTAAAAGAGCGCGCGCACATACGCATTGATGTCATGCTGCATTACCTGCCAAACCGAGGCAAGGCAGCTATCTATCTACTTGGGGATGTCGCCACACTGGTTGTCGCATTATTCGCGCTCTATTGGTCAATCCACCCTATTGAAATATCGCTGAAATTCGGGTCTGTGACCCATGGTTTGGGGATTAGTCAGGCTTGGTTTCTTGCCGCTGTCCCACTGGGATTCTCCATGATGATATTCCGACTTATGCAGTCAATGCGCCGGGATATCCGTAGCCTCACACAGAATACCCCTGTGTTTGAAGGCAACAAGCTGTTTGATTAG